From a single Diachasmimorpha longicaudata isolate KC_UGA_2023 chromosome 15, iyDiaLong2, whole genome shotgun sequence genomic region:
- the LOC135169585 gene encoding large ribosomal subunit protein uL22, which yields MGRYSHEPTNATKSCKARGSNLRVHFKNTHEAARAIKSMALRRAQKFLKNVIEHKECVPFRRFNGGVGRCAQAKQFGTTQGRWPKKSAEFLLQLLRNAESNADYKGLDVDRLVIDHIQVNHAPCLRRRTYRAHGRINPYMSSPCHIEVILTEKEDVVAKAAEEEPSKKKLSKKKLARQKEKMMRE from the exons ATGGGTCGCTACTCTCACGAACCAACAAATGCCACCAAGTCCTGCAAGGCTCGCGGGTCCAACTTGCGTGTTCACTTCAAG AACACTCATGAGGCCGCCCGCGCCATCAAGAGCATGGCACTGAGGAGAGCCCAGAAGTTCTTGAAGAACGTAATCGAACACAAGGAGTGTGTacccttccgcaggttcaacGGTGGTGTCGGCAGATGCGCCCAAGCCAAGCAGTTCGGAACTACTCAAG gACGGTGGCCCAAGAAATCTGCAGAATTCCTCCTGCAGTTGTTGAGAAACGCTGAATCAAATGCTGACTACAAGGGTCTTGATGTCGATCGTCTAGTAATTGATCACATCCAAGTGAACCATGCACCTTGCCTTCGCAGAAGAACGTACAGAGCCCACGGTCGCATCAACC CTTACATGAGCAGTCCCTGCCACATCGAAGTGATCCTGACTGAGAAAGAAGACGTAGTTGCTAAAGCCGCCGAGGAAGAACCCTCCAAGAAGAAGCTCAGCAAAAAGAAGCTCGCTCGCCAGAAGGAGAAGATGATGAGAGAATAA
- the LOC135169571 gene encoding sodium/potassium-transporting ATPase subunit alpha-B-like, with protein MSENPSTSRGKSVQIPSTNKKKSTDDEITELHQEFTTDDHIIPLDKLCKKLGTDPIQGLTHAEAFKRLESSKNSLSPPRQTPEYIKLLKCMFSGFASLLWICAVLCFVLYIIGQLMGHDDEEGIEWFGIIIIIICIISGLFAFIQESKNSKVMESFTKMVPTYALVIRQGEKKTIPTEEIAVGDRVEIRLGDKIPADLRIIRCVGLRVENSSLTGESEPVARSDYPTDRNPLETQNIAFFSSYAVAGEGSGIAIAIGDKTMIGRLAGLTTKVTKTETPISKEINHFVHVITWMAVACGFSFFGLSLLIEANVVKAFTYLLGIIIANVPEVLLVTVTTSLTLTAKKMANKNCLVRNLEAVETLGSTSTICSDKTGTLTQNKMTVSNMWFGNIRHNFPAGLWSLGAERDLLLDKPAFNVMIKVATLCLRAEFRNDSDGFTRIEERDVIGDASESGILKFCEHIHQTKRFRVNYPKVAEIPFTSTNKYQISIHQDVDGYTMIMKGAPEVIIDFCTTILAMDGHTRELTSVDIVESRRACTELAFLGERVLAYCDLFLPTVRYPPNYQFDTSSPKNYNFPTKGYRFLGLISLIDPPRPSVPEAVHTCRSAGIKVIMVTGDHPVTAMAIAKAVGIIGEGQDVHYEQSMMTDKSFSQGNDRGSQGAIVVTGGELRNMPTYQLDDIIRSYEEIVFARTSPQQKLLIVESCQRLGEIVAVTGDGVNDSPALRKADIGVAMGIAGSDVAKNAADMVLMDDNFASIVTGIEEGRLIFDNLKKSIAYTLTSSVPEMIPMLSSIIFSIPLPFVIELVLCIDIGTDLLPAIALAYEKPESDIMKRAPRNPQYDKLVNKRLISVAYGQIGMCQALAGFLNYFMILGFHGFLPMDLFGLRQSWENRAITDLVDSYGQHWTYQSRMDLLNEARTGYFISIVTTQMIDLIMCKTRRNSIFQQGMNNWFLNVSFAFEIILTAVLLYTPGTETILKAMPLDPYWFLPCLPLGIFLWTYDEIRRWCIRHYPGGVMERETYY; from the coding sequence ATGTCTGAGAATCCATCGACATCACGAGGAAAATCCGTCCAAATACCctccacaaataaaaaaaaatcaacagacgACGAGATCACCGAGCTCCATCAAGAATTCACAACAGACGACCACATAATCCCCCTGGACAAGCTCTGCAAGAAGCTAGGAACCGATCCAATCCAAGGATTAACGCACGCAGAGGCATTCAAACGTCTGGAGTCATCAAAAAACAGTCTGAGTCCTCCGAGGCAAACCCCAGAGTACATTAAACTCCTGAAATGCATGTTCTCAGGATTTGCCTCACTCCTGTGGATCTGCGCAGTCCTCTGCTTCGTCCTCTACATAATCGGCCAACTCATGGGCCACGACGACGAAGAGGGAATCGAATGGTTTggcataataataataataatatgcaTCATATCAGGATTGTTTGCGTTTATCCAAGAGAGCAAGAACTCGAAAGTGATGGAGTCCTTTACGAAGATGGTGCCCACCTACGCCCTAGTGATTCGTCAGGGTGAGAAAAAGACAATTCCAACCGAGGAAATTGCAGTGGGCGATAGAGTGGAGATAAGACTGGGTGACAAGATCCCGGCTGATCTCAGAATAATCAGATGTGTCGGCTTGAGAGTAGAAAATTCAAGTCTAACAGGTGAGAGCGAACCGGTCGCTCGAAGTGATTATCCCACAGACAGAAATCCCCTGGAGACCCAGAACATCGCCTTCTTCTCATCCTACGCTGTAGCTGGTGAAGGATCGGGAATAGCGATAGCAATTGGTGACAAAACGATGATCGGAAGACTTGCAGGACTAACGACAAAAGTAACAAAGACAGAAACTCCAATCTCCAAAGAGATCAATCACTTTGTCCATGTCATAACGTGGATGGCAGTTGCCTGTGGCTTTTCCTTCTTCGGACTGTCGTTGCTGATCGAGGCGAACGTGGTGAAGGCCTTCACATATCTCCTAGGGATAATCATCGCGAATGTGCCTGAGGTGCTGTTGGTGACGGTGACAACGAGTTTAACGCTGACAGCGAAGAAAATggcgaataaaaattgtctagTGAGGAATTTGGAGGCCGTTGAGACACTCGGCTCAACGTCTACCATATGCTCTGACAAGACAGGCACCCTGACGCAGAATAAAATGACAGTATCGAACATGtggtttggaaatatcaggcACAATTTTCCAGCTGGTTTGTGGTCACTGGGAGCTGAAAGAGATCTGCTGCTGGATAAACCTGCGTTCAATGTCATGATTAAGGTAGCAACACTGTGTTTGCGTGCTGAATTCCGAAATGATTCCGATGGTTTCACGAGGATCGAGGAACGAGATGTGATTGGAGATGCGTCTGAGAGTGGAATTCTCAAATTTTGCGAGCACATCCATCAAACCAAGAGATTTCGCGTGAATTATCCAAAAGTTGCTGAGATTCCCTTCACCTCGACCAATAAATATCAGATATCAATACACCAGGATGTGGACGGTTACACGATGATAATGAAGGGCGCACCAGAAGTGATAATTGATTTCTGTACAACAATTTTAGCGATGGATGGACACACGAGGGAGCTAACAAGTGTTGATATCGTTGAATCACGTCGTGCCTGCACAGAACTGGCGTTTCTCGGTGAACGAGTCCTCGCATATTGCGATTTATTCCTCCCAACTGTCAGATATCCACCCAACTACCAGTTTGATACGAGTTCCCCGAAGAACTACAACTTCCCGACGAAGGGCTACAGATTCCTGGGTTTGATAAGTCTGATCGATCCGCCGAGGCCGTCAGTGCCAGAGGCGGTCCACACCTGTCGTTCTGCTGGGATCAAGGTTATAATGGTGACGGGAGATCATCCGGTGACAGCAATGGCGATTGCTAAAGCCGTCGGAATCATCGGAGAGGGGCAGGATGTGCATTACGAGCAGTCGATGATGACTGATAAATCCTTCAGTCAGGGAAACGATCGAGGAAGCCAGGGGGCTATCGTCGTCACTGGTGGGGAACTCAGGAACATGCCCACTTATCAACTTGACGATATCATCCGAAGCTACGAAGAGATCGTCTTCGCGAGAACTTCACCCCAGCAGAAACTTCTGATCGTCGAGAGTTGTCAGAGACTCGGGGAAATTGTTGCTGTCACTGGTGACGGGGTCAATGATTCACCGGCTCTGAGGAAAGCTGACATTGGTGTGGCGATGGGAATAGCTGGCTCTGATGTCGCGAAAAATGCAGCTGACATGGTCCTGATGGATGACAATTTCGCGTCTATCGTCACCGGAATCGAAGAGGGTCGACTTATTTTTGATAACTTGAAGAAGTCGATTGCTTATACTCTCACGTCGAGTGTACCAGAGATGATACCGATGCTGAGcagcattattttttcaattccactGCCATTTGTCATTGAATTAGTGCTGTGCATCGACATTGGGACCGATTTACTGCCAGCGATTGCGTTGGCGTATGAGAAACCAGAGTCGGATATCATGAAGAGGGCGCCCCGGAATCCTCAGTACGATAAATTGGTGAATAAACGATTGATCTCTGTGGCTTATGGGCAAATTGGAATGTGCCAGGCGTTGGCAGGGTTTTTAAACTACTTCATGATCCTTGGATTTCATGGATTTTTACCGATGGACTTATTTGGATTGAGACAGTCGTGGGAGAATAGAGCGATTACTGATTTGGTGGATTCCTATGGACAACATTGGACTTATCAAAGTCGAATGGATCTCCTGAATGAAGCGAGAACCGGGTACTTTATATCAATTGTCACTACGCAGATGATTGACCTCATCATGTGCAAGACCAGacgaaattcaatatttcaacaGGGAATGAACAACTGGTTTCTCAATGTTTCATTCGCCTTTGAAATTATTCTCACAGCTGTTCTGCTTTATACACCGGGGACTGAGACAATCCTCAAGGCCATGCCCCTGGATCCTTATTGGTTCTTACCGTGTTTACCTTTGGGGATATTTTTATGGACTTATGACGAAATCAGAAGGTGGTGCATCAGGCATTATCCAGGAGGAGTTATGGAGAGGGAGACGTATTATTAA